The stretch of DNA AGGTGTCTTAGAAGTGCTCTTTGCCATTGGCTTATTGATTCCTAGCATTCGCCCCTTGGTTGCTTGGCTAATTATCTTATTTTTTATAGGGATTATTCCTTGTAATATAAAAGCGGCATTAGAGCAAATCAATTATCAAACGGCTGCTTATGATGGTCCTGATTGGACGTACTTATGGTTTAGAATTCCATTGCAAGTTTTTTTTATAGGATGGGTTTATTTTTCTAGTATTTATAATAAAAATGGTTCTTTGACAACCCGAACAGAGCTTGCGACCTCACGAACAGAGTGAGTAACAAGGCTCACGTAGTAATCACGCAGAACCCAGCTTGCTGGCTCACGAGTGATAACGAACCGACCTCAGGGAGCTCATAAGCGCTAGCACACTAGCTAACCTAGCAGCGAAGATAATCGTGTAGTAAACACTAAAAACTACTTTTTTAGAAGAAAGTAATAGGTCGTAAGTCGTATGCCCTGTATTTACAGGAACTAAGCATACGACTTACGACCTATTACATATAACAAAAGTAGTAATAAGCAGGCAAGGTAGTTTACGATTTCACACGATTTGCCAAAGAACGATAAAAATTAGCCAATCAACATCAATAAATACCCCAATACAGCTCCCCCAATTACAATCCACATGGCATTGATTTTTTTGACACCAAAAATTAAGAAAGCACTAATAAGACCAATGGTCCAAGCTCGCCAATCTGGTGTCCAAGAAGCCGTTACAAAAAGCGTTTCTCGTCCCATTTCAATCAACACGTTGACCATGACAGCCAAGGCAGCAACATTAACAGAATCCAGAAAGAAGCCCAAAGGTTTAGATGTTCTCATCTTAGGCACCAAAGGATTGAGTAACCAAACAAAGAGGAAAGAAGGTAAAAACATCCCCAGCGTAGCGGCAATGGCTCCTGCCCAGCCTCCCATCTGATAGCCAATAAAGGTAGCCGTTGACAAAACGGGACCTGGTGTAAATTGCCCAGCAGCAATGGCATCAATCAATTCTTGACGGCTTAACAAGCCATTCATCACCAATTCTGCATCCAAATACGCAAACAAAACATAGCCACTGCCATAAAGAATCGCTCCAACTTTTAAGAATGTCCAAAAGATGGTCGTTGCTGTTATTTGGGCGGTCAACGCACCTCCCGTTTGTAAAAATAAAATTGGGAAAAAAGATTTGGGGCTTTGGAGCCATTCCTTTTTTGCGGTAAAAAATAGCGTACCAAAAACGCCTGCCAACAACAAGGCTAAAATTTCATTCACCCCCATCAAACTCACCACCAACACAATAAAGCCCAAAATTCCTAACGCTCGACTTTTTAACGCTTTTTTACTCAATTTATAAATTGCAGAAGCAATAATCGCCAATACAGCAGGTTTGATTCCAAAAATAAAAGGTGCAGCAGCGGGCAATTCGCCATATTCCACATACAAACTGGCAAAAATTCCTGTTAAGACCACAGCTGGAAAAATAAAACAAATCCCTGCTACAAAAAGCCCAGGTACCCCAGCACGTTCATGCCCACAATGCATGGTCATTTCAGTAGAGTTTGGTCCTGGAATAAGATTGGTTGCTCCCATCAAATCTAAAAAATGCTGGCGACTCATCCATTTTCGCTTCGTAATTAACTCCTCCTCCATCATTGCCACATGAGCAGCAGGTCCCCCAAAAGCAATACAACCTAACTTAA from Aureispira anguillae encodes:
- a CDS encoding DoxX family protein, translated to MKPLIVLLVSFVFALFILRYKKNTSPYTLAAQIAMAIMLLFTSIGHFAFAKGMALMLPDFIPMKILVIYATGVLEVLFAIGLLIPSIRPLVAWLIILFFIGIIPCNIKAALEQINYQTAAYDGPDWTYLWFRIPLQVFFIGWVYFSSIYNKNGSLTTRTELATSRTE
- the chrA gene encoding chromate efflux transporter, whose protein sequence is MENKKGNLAEVAQVFFKLGCIAFGGPAAHVAMMEEELITKRKWMSRQHFLDLMGATNLIPGPNSTEMTMHCGHERAGVPGLFVAGICFIFPAVVLTGIFASLYVEYGELPAAAPFIFGIKPAVLAIIASAIYKLSKKALKSRALGILGFIVLVVSLMGVNEILALLLAGVFGTLFFTAKKEWLQSPKSFFPILFLQTGGALTAQITATTIFWTFLKVGAILYGSGYVLFAYLDAELVMNGLLSRQELIDAIAAGQFTPGPVLSTATFIGYQMGGWAGAIAATLGMFLPSFLFVWLLNPLVPKMRTSKPLGFFLDSVNVAALAVMVNVLIEMGRETLFVTASWTPDWRAWTIGLISAFLIFGVKKINAMWIVIGGAVLGYLLMLIG